One genomic window of Actinoplanes lobatus includes the following:
- a CDS encoding methionine ABC transporter ATP-binding protein: MIEIGGLRKTYRSRNGSVRAVDGVDLTVGEGEVFGVLGRSGAGKSTLLRCVNMLERPDAGTVTVDGVELTGLRGKRLRTARHGIGMIHQHFALLSSRTVAGNVAFALEVTGTPRAERKARVAELLELVGLSERADAYPAQLSGGQKQRVGIARALAARPRVLLSDEATSALDPETTDSILRLLLDLNRRLGLTILLITHEMTVVKRICTSAAVMRDGRFTESGAITDLLRRPESELARDLFPLEPVTGTAGETIVDITVSGAEADEPIIAELARRFALDVRILGGSVETLAATRAGRWRLALPGAPDDNREALDYLRKRGVAA, translated from the coding sequence GTGATCGAAATCGGCGGTCTTCGTAAGACGTACCGCTCCAGGAATGGCTCGGTGCGGGCTGTCGACGGGGTTGACCTCACTGTCGGTGAGGGCGAGGTCTTCGGTGTCCTGGGTCGCAGCGGCGCGGGCAAGAGCACCCTGCTGCGCTGCGTCAACATGCTGGAGCGGCCGGACGCCGGCACGGTCACGGTCGACGGCGTCGAGCTGACCGGTCTGCGCGGCAAGCGGCTGCGGACCGCCCGCCACGGGATCGGGATGATCCACCAGCACTTCGCGCTGCTCTCCTCACGCACCGTGGCCGGTAACGTCGCGTTCGCCCTGGAGGTGACCGGCACCCCGCGGGCCGAGCGCAAGGCCCGGGTCGCCGAGCTGCTCGAACTGGTCGGTCTCAGCGAGCGCGCGGACGCGTACCCGGCCCAGCTGTCCGGTGGCCAGAAACAGCGGGTCGGCATCGCCCGCGCGCTCGCCGCGCGGCCCCGGGTGCTGCTCTCCGACGAGGCCACCTCGGCGCTCGACCCGGAGACCACCGACTCGATCCTGCGGCTGCTGCTCGACCTGAACCGCCGGCTCGGCCTCACCATCCTGCTGATCACCCACGAGATGACCGTGGTGAAGCGGATCTGCACGTCGGCCGCGGTGATGCGGGACGGGCGGTTCACCGAATCCGGCGCCATCACCGACCTGCTGCGGCGGCCGGAGTCGGAGCTGGCCCGCGACCTGTTCCCGCTGGAGCCGGTGACCGGCACGGCCGGGGAGACGATCGTCGACATCACGGTGAGCGGTGCCGAGGCCGACGAGCCGATCATCGCGGAACTGGCCCGGCGGTTCGCTCTCGACGTACGCATCCTGGGTGGTTCCGTGGAAACGCTCGCCGCGACGCGCGCCGGGCGCTGGCGTCTCGCCCTGCCGGGCGCCCCCGACGACAACCGCGAGGCCCTCGACTACCTGCGCAAACGGGGTGTGGCGGCATGA